From Solwaraspora sp. WMMD1047, the proteins below share one genomic window:
- a CDS encoding S1 family peptidase, whose translation MTRRPAAVALSSAAVRLLAVVGLLATSGLVATPTTAAAGEPPASIGYGERALAASADRLDRAARSAPAGVTSWYADPGTDRVVLTALPGAEAAARAFAVRAGAPAGAVRVEVSAERPVAYADVRGGDPFTTSPSPGFRCTVGFSVVGGFVTNRHCGRVGTVVYSLAGQRMGVFAAVSAATADWAHVRLDPGWRPVGQIRGPAGSYVPVRGSVAAPVGASVCRYGNTTGWRCGVIQARNVTVVYPEGVIYGLTRTSVCAEPGDSGGPFISGNQAQGMTSGGSGNCTSGGVTYFQPVNAPLTALGLTLVTSP comes from the coding sequence ATGACGCGCCGACCCGCCGCAGTCGCCCTGTCCTCCGCCGCCGTCCGACTACTCGCCGTCGTCGGGCTGCTCGCCACCTCCGGGCTGGTGGCCACGCCCACCACGGCCGCCGCCGGAGAGCCGCCGGCCAGCATCGGGTACGGCGAACGCGCGCTCGCCGCGAGCGCCGACCGGCTCGACCGCGCCGCGCGATCCGCCCCGGCCGGGGTCACCAGCTGGTACGCCGACCCCGGCACCGACCGGGTCGTGCTGACCGCCCTGCCCGGCGCCGAGGCCGCCGCCCGCGCGTTCGCGGTCCGGGCCGGCGCACCCGCCGGCGCGGTCCGGGTGGAGGTCTCCGCCGAGCGTCCGGTCGCGTACGCCGACGTCCGCGGCGGCGACCCGTTCACCACCAGCCCGTCCCCGGGCTTCCGGTGCACGGTGGGGTTCAGCGTCGTCGGCGGGTTCGTCACCAACCGGCACTGCGGCCGGGTCGGCACGGTCGTCTACAGCCTGGCCGGTCAGCGGATGGGCGTCTTCGCCGCGGTCTCGGCGGCAACGGCCGACTGGGCGCACGTCCGGCTCGACCCGGGCTGGCGTCCGGTCGGCCAGATCCGCGGGCCGGCCGGCAGCTACGTGCCGGTGCGCGGCTCGGTCGCCGCCCCGGTCGGTGCCTCGGTCTGCCGCTACGGCAACACCACCGGCTGGCGGTGCGGCGTCATCCAGGCCCGCAACGTCACCGTCGTTTACCCCGAGGGCGTGATCTACGGCCTGACCCGCACCAGCGTCTGCGCCGAGCCGGGCGACTCGGGCGGGCCGTTCATCTCCGGCAACCAGGCACAGGGCATGACCTCCGGCGGTTCGGGCAACTGCACCTCCGGCGGGGTCACCTACTTCCAGCCGGTCAACGCCCCACTCACCGCCCTGGGCCTGACCCTGGTGACCTCCCCCTGA
- a CDS encoding GNAT family N-acetyltransferase, whose protein sequence is MTTLTTRPAHRSESGSLLAICLEAFADEAVTAWVVPDPEARLAGMREMLPASLAAALDAGAVILAVGPDGEAVAASVWIDKQGAPAAPVPPTAGDPVARRLAMVVSATAARHPAVPHVYLSAMGTLPRWRGSGAGTAMLRHGLDRARGLGLPVYLEASTPSNRRLYARHGFSDHGPPVPLPDGGPVLQPMWHGTGTPWAYAGSDPLSNTR, encoded by the coding sequence ATGACCACCCTGACCACCCGCCCGGCCCACCGATCAGAGTCCGGCAGCCTGCTGGCCATCTGCCTGGAGGCGTTCGCGGACGAGGCGGTAACGGCCTGGGTCGTGCCCGATCCGGAAGCCCGGTTGGCGGGTATGCGGGAGATGTTGCCCGCGTCGCTGGCGGCGGCCCTGGACGCCGGGGCGGTCATCCTCGCGGTCGGCCCGGACGGCGAGGCCGTCGCGGCGTCGGTCTGGATCGACAAGCAGGGAGCCCCGGCAGCACCGGTGCCGCCGACGGCCGGCGACCCGGTGGCGCGACGGCTGGCCATGGTGGTGTCGGCCACGGCGGCGCGGCATCCTGCCGTACCCCACGTGTACCTGTCCGCCATGGGCACCCTGCCGCGCTGGCGCGGGTCGGGCGCCGGTACGGCGATGCTGCGCCACGGCCTCGACCGGGCGCGCGGGCTCGGTCTGCCCGTCTACCTGGAGGCGTCGACCCCGTCGAACCGCAGGCTGTACGCCCGGCACGGATTCTCCGACCACGGCCCGCCGGTCCCGCTGCCCGACGGCGGTCCCGTCCTGCAGCCCATGTGGCACGGCACCGGGACGCCGTGGGCGTACGCCGGCAGCGACCCGCTGTCGAACACCCGGTAG
- a CDS encoding VWA domain-containing protein — protein sequence MSFAWPWALAALLAVPLLPTVRWWLARRRRRTAVRVSSLALIRAAMPGRSGWRRRIPVVLFLAGLISVGLGTARPLASVPVPANSASILLALDVSLSMCSTDVEPNRLTVARDAARQFITSQEEGTRIGLVAFSGVAGLLVEPTTDQAELLAALDNLDTARGTAIGMAVLTAIDAIAETNPAVPPTGVDLDPGAPLPGVDGDYQPDTIVVLTDGANSQGVDPITAAEQAAARKLRVYTIGFGTTEPAPMVCRADQIGAGEAFGGDGRFGGGRFGGGRLLRIDEASLSEMARLTGGEYYRAEDADQLVDVLLDLPDAIVVQQEEIELAGWFALVGALLTAAAVALSLWWNRALSAPVRSTPVRPPTPP from the coding sequence ATGTCGTTCGCCTGGCCCTGGGCACTTGCCGCGCTGCTGGCCGTACCGTTGCTGCCGACCGTGCGGTGGTGGCTGGCCCGGCGCCGCCGCCGGACGGCGGTCCGGGTCTCCAGCCTCGCGCTGATCCGGGCGGCCATGCCCGGCCGGTCCGGGTGGCGCCGCCGGATACCCGTGGTCCTGTTCCTGGCCGGCCTGATCAGTGTCGGCCTCGGCACCGCCCGGCCGCTGGCCTCGGTGCCGGTGCCCGCCAACTCCGCCTCGATCCTGCTGGCGCTCGACGTGTCACTTTCCATGTGCAGCACCGACGTCGAGCCGAACCGGCTGACCGTCGCGCGGGACGCCGCCCGGCAGTTCATCACCTCCCAGGAGGAGGGCACCCGGATCGGGTTGGTCGCCTTCTCCGGGGTGGCTGGCCTGCTGGTGGAGCCGACGACCGATCAGGCCGAACTGCTCGCCGCGCTCGACAACCTCGACACCGCCCGCGGCACCGCGATCGGGATGGCGGTGCTGACCGCCATCGACGCGATCGCCGAGACCAACCCGGCGGTGCCGCCGACCGGCGTCGACCTCGACCCGGGTGCCCCGCTGCCCGGCGTCGACGGCGACTACCAACCCGACACCATCGTGGTGCTCACCGACGGCGCGAACAGCCAGGGCGTGGATCCGATCACCGCCGCCGAACAGGCCGCCGCCCGCAAACTGCGCGTCTACACCATCGGCTTCGGCACCACGGAACCCGCGCCGATGGTGTGCCGCGCCGACCAGATCGGCGCCGGCGAAGCCTTCGGCGGGGACGGCCGGTTCGGCGGCGGCCGGTTCGGCGGCGGACGCCTGCTGCGGATCGACGAGGCGAGCCTGTCGGAGATGGCCCGGCTGACCGGCGGCGAGTACTACCGGGCGGAGGACGCGGACCAACTCGTCGACGTGCTGCTGGACCTGCCGGACGCGATCGTGGTGCAGCAGGAGGAGATCGAACTCGCCGGGTGGTTCGCGCTGGTCGGCGCGCTGCTGACAGCCGCCGCCGTTGCGCTGTCGCTCTGGTGGAACCGGGCACTGAGCGCACCCGTCCGGTCCACCCCGGTCCGTCCGCCGACCCCACCGTGA
- a CDS encoding ABC transporter permease: MRISRFVARRLLQLIPVLLGVVVATFLLVRVLPGDPIRTILGPNATEADAAAARARYGLDQPLWRQFLDYLGGLVTGDFGTSIQSGASVGAELALRVGPTLQLVVIAVGVALVVAVTLGVWSARRADSAGDHGIRILALIGNSMPEFWLGLVLILVGYSVLGWFPAPSGRVDPDTDLTPLTGADLLDAALTANGPAFGSALAHLVLPVATLSIVIVAPLLRSVRASALEVLHSEPYTAAAAHGLPERVLRRGYLMRATLVRLPSLAALVFGTAIGSTVLVEYVYSWQGFGQWALRGLLYRDYPVVQASVLLIAAGYVLVFLIADVVHAILDPRVKI, from the coding sequence ATGCGGATCTCCCGGTTCGTCGCGCGGCGGCTGCTCCAGCTCATCCCGGTGCTGCTCGGGGTGGTCGTCGCGACGTTCCTGCTGGTGCGGGTGCTGCCCGGCGACCCGATCCGGACCATCCTCGGCCCCAACGCCACCGAGGCCGACGCGGCGGCGGCCCGCGCCCGGTACGGCCTGGACCAGCCGCTGTGGCGGCAGTTCCTGGACTACCTGGGCGGGCTGGTCACCGGCGACTTCGGCACCTCCATCCAGAGCGGGGCGTCGGTCGGCGCCGAACTGGCGCTGCGGGTCGGCCCGACCCTGCAACTCGTCGTCATCGCCGTCGGGGTAGCGCTCGTGGTGGCGGTGACCCTCGGCGTCTGGTCGGCCCGGCGGGCCGACTCCGCCGGCGACCACGGCATCCGGATCCTCGCCCTGATCGGCAACTCGATGCCCGAGTTCTGGCTCGGGCTGGTGCTGATCCTGGTCGGCTACAGCGTGCTCGGCTGGTTCCCGGCGCCCAGCGGCCGGGTCGACCCGGACACCGACCTGACCCCGCTGACCGGCGCCGACCTGCTCGACGCGGCGCTGACCGCGAACGGGCCGGCGTTCGGCTCGGCGCTGGCGCACCTGGTGCTGCCGGTGGCGACCCTGTCGATCGTCATCGTGGCGCCGCTGCTGCGCAGCGTCCGGGCCTCCGCGCTGGAGGTGCTGCACTCCGAGCCGTACACGGCCGCCGCCGCGCACGGGCTGCCGGAGCGGGTGCTGCGCCGGGGCTACCTGATGCGGGCCACCCTGGTCCGGCTGCCGTCGCTGGCCGCCCTGGTCTTCGGCACCGCGATCGGCTCCACCGTGCTCGTCGAGTACGTCTACTCGTGGCAGGGGTTCGGGCAGTGGGCGCTGCGCGGGCTGCTCTACCGCGACTACCCGGTGGTGCAGGCGTCGGTGCTGCTGATCGCCGCCGGCTACGTGCTCGTCTTCCTGATCGCCGACGTCGTGCACGCGATCCTCGACCCGAGAGTGAAGATCTGA
- a CDS encoding DUF397 domain-containing protein: MDLTGARWRKSSRSQSNGQCVEVAHLPGMTAIRDSQDPTGPTLRFGRHSFTAFVTALKSNQ; encoded by the coding sequence GTGGATCTGACTGGCGCCCGGTGGCGCAAGAGCAGCAGAAGCCAGAGCAACGGCCAGTGCGTGGAGGTCGCTCACCTGCCAGGCATGACCGCAATCCGCGACAGCCAGGACCCGACCGGCCCGACCCTACGATTCGGCCGCCACTCGTTCACCGCCTTCGTGACGGCGCTAAAGAGCAACCAGTAG
- a CDS encoding DUF397 domain-containing protein → MHDDTRWRKSSRSNTNGACVEIAERADAVSVRDSKDPTGPALRFGRHSFTAFVAALKIRQ, encoded by the coding sequence ATGCACGACGACACCAGGTGGCGGAAGAGTAGCCGCAGCAACACCAACGGCGCCTGCGTCGAGATCGCCGAACGCGCGGACGCCGTATCCGTGCGGGACAGCAAGGACCCAACCGGCCCGGCTCTACGATTCGGCCGCCACTCGTTCACCGCCTTTGTAGCGGCGCTGAAGATCAGGCAGTAG
- a CDS encoding helix-turn-helix transcriptional regulator, giving the protein MIKPIRVRRIGHPTHPRHRGMIRSYLEVYVTRASGPTIARWQLGGQLRQLREAVGLTHQSIAAQLGCSSSKIYKIESGDVGAARADVLVMLTEYGVTDAQQRDGLLELQRQGKERGWRAKYGQLPAPYAMYIGLESAALAIRNFELAAVPGLLPTEAYARALLDQQQITQEESERDRRRQVRVARQSCLTEEDPTTLWAILDESVLHRQVGGPDVLRDQLQHLLEMGHRPNVHIQILPFHEGAHPGMLGSIAILEFDPEIHSPVAYVETLAGDVYLERETDLQRVIMAYTHLQSSALSPSASRERIEAAVRALA; this is encoded by the coding sequence TTGATCAAGCCGATCCGGGTCCGCCGGATCGGACACCCGACCCATCCGCGACACCGCGGAATGATCAGGAGCTACCTGGAGGTGTACGTGACAAGGGCATCCGGTCCCACCATCGCGCGCTGGCAGCTCGGCGGACAGTTGCGACAGCTCCGCGAAGCCGTCGGCCTGACGCACCAGTCGATAGCAGCCCAACTGGGCTGCTCCTCGTCAAAGATCTACAAAATCGAGTCGGGCGATGTCGGCGCCGCACGTGCGGACGTGTTGGTGATGCTGACGGAGTACGGCGTCACGGACGCTCAGCAGCGAGATGGGCTGCTGGAGCTACAACGTCAGGGCAAGGAACGCGGCTGGCGGGCGAAGTATGGCCAACTCCCCGCCCCCTACGCGATGTACATCGGGCTGGAGTCGGCCGCCCTGGCTATACGGAACTTCGAGCTCGCTGCCGTCCCCGGCCTGCTGCCGACCGAGGCGTACGCCCGGGCGCTACTGGACCAGCAGCAGATCACCCAGGAAGAGTCGGAACGCGACCGGCGGAGGCAGGTCCGGGTCGCGAGACAGAGTTGCCTCACGGAGGAGGACCCCACCACGCTCTGGGCAATCCTCGACGAGAGCGTGCTCCACCGTCAGGTCGGCGGACCCGACGTCCTACGCGACCAACTCCAACACTTGCTCGAGATGGGACACCGTCCCAACGTTCACATTCAGATCCTCCCATTCCACGAGGGCGCCCACCCCGGCATGCTCGGGTCGATCGCGATACTCGAGTTTGACCCGGAGATCCATTCGCCCGTCGCGTACGTGGAGACACTGGCTGGCGACGTGTACCTCGAGCGGGAGACCGACCTACAACGCGTTATCATGGCGTACACGCACCTCCAGTCCAGTGCGCTCAGCCCGTCCGCGTCCCGGGAACGGATCGAGGCGGCGGTACGCGCGCTGGCTTAG
- a CDS encoding trypsin-like peptidase domain-containing protein: MPRQPSTLVRGRAVPITLAVVALLVLTALVAFRWGSAASSPGPDAASPTASDDTGDGTLTVAEVYATLAPSVVSIAATRTVGAGGGTGVIINADGTILTALHVVRDAGAIQVTFADGTRAAATVGDTDPANDIATLTPAALPTVVVPAVLGGGVSIGDEVVAIGNQLGLTGSTTAGVVSGLGRSASSDGTEDLNGLIQFDAAVNPGSSGGPLVNVSGATVGIVVALANPTEAGTFIGVGFAVPIGVALGAGANAPQI; the protein is encoded by the coding sequence ATGCCGAGACAACCCAGCACCCTCGTCCGCGGTCGCGCGGTGCCGATCACGCTCGCCGTGGTGGCGCTGCTGGTGCTCACCGCGTTGGTCGCGTTCCGCTGGGGTTCGGCCGCGTCGTCGCCCGGTCCGGACGCCGCCAGCCCGACTGCCTCCGACGACACCGGCGACGGGACGCTGACCGTGGCGGAGGTGTACGCGACCCTGGCTCCCTCGGTGGTCTCCATCGCGGCCACCCGCACCGTCGGGGCGGGCGGCGGCACCGGGGTGATCATCAACGCCGACGGGACGATCCTCACCGCGTTGCACGTCGTGCGGGACGCCGGCGCGATCCAGGTGACCTTCGCCGACGGGACCCGGGCCGCGGCCACGGTCGGCGACACCGACCCGGCGAACGACATCGCGACGCTCACCCCGGCCGCCCTGCCCACCGTCGTCGTGCCGGCCGTTCTCGGCGGCGGGGTCTCGATCGGCGACGAGGTGGTGGCGATCGGAAACCAGCTCGGCCTGACCGGCAGCACCACCGCCGGCGTGGTCTCCGGGCTCGGCCGCTCCGCCAGCTCGGACGGCACCGAGGACCTCAACGGGCTCATCCAGTTCGACGCGGCGGTCAACCCGGGCAGTTCGGGCGGACCGTTGGTGAACGTCAGCGGCGCCACGGTCGGCATCGTGGTGGCCCTGGCCAATCCGACCGAGGCCGGCACCTTCATCGGTGTCGGGTTCGCCGTGCCGATCGGCGTCGCACTGGGCGCCGGCGCCAACGCACCCCAGATCTGA
- a CDS encoding VWA domain-containing protein: MTARYPLLLLVAVVVTVAAVTAYVVLQRRRAAALAGSPLAFSAASRRTAVRRHLPFALFLAALAPLLVALAGPQTVVEVPRVAGTVILAFDASNSMAADDVEPSRYAAVQEAATRFVRAQPATVDIGVVVFGPGALTTQLPTDDHDEAIAAINRPSVGGGTSLSAAILASLTAIVGEQVTLPDDEDAEPPDLGYWGSATIVIFSDGEDTTGRAEEAAALAAAAGVRIETVGIGTTEGTTVEVDGYQVATARDDDRLASLAEITGGTYHQPQDTAALDDIHRAIDLRVTTRPEPIELTAPLAGVALLLLAVGALLMIRWHGRIV, encoded by the coding sequence ATGACCGCCCGGTACCCGCTGCTGCTCCTCGTCGCCGTGGTCGTCACCGTCGCGGCGGTCACGGCGTACGTCGTGCTGCAGCGCCGCCGCGCCGCCGCCCTGGCCGGCTCGCCGCTGGCGTTCTCCGCCGCCTCCCGCCGGACCGCCGTACGCCGGCACCTGCCCTTCGCCCTGTTCCTCGCCGCGCTCGCGCCGCTGCTGGTCGCCCTCGCCGGCCCGCAGACCGTCGTCGAGGTGCCACGCGTCGCCGGGACCGTGATCCTGGCCTTCGACGCCTCCAACAGCATGGCCGCCGACGACGTCGAACCGTCCCGGTACGCCGCCGTCCAGGAGGCGGCGACCCGATTCGTACGCGCCCAGCCCGCCACCGTCGACATCGGCGTGGTCGTGTTCGGGCCGGGCGCGCTCACCACCCAACTGCCCACCGACGACCACGACGAGGCGATCGCCGCGATCAACCGGCCGAGCGTCGGCGGTGGGACCTCGCTCAGCGCCGCGATCCTGGCGTCCCTGACTGCGATCGTCGGTGAACAGGTGACGCTGCCCGACGACGAGGACGCGGAGCCGCCGGATCTCGGCTACTGGGGCTCGGCGACCATCGTGATCTTCTCCGACGGCGAGGACACCACCGGCCGCGCGGAGGAGGCCGCGGCGCTCGCGGCCGCGGCCGGCGTCCGGATCGAGACGGTGGGCATCGGCACCACCGAAGGCACCACCGTCGAGGTCGACGGCTACCAGGTGGCCACCGCCCGCGACGACGACCGGCTGGCCAGCCTCGCCGAGATCACCGGCGGGACCTACCACCAGCCGCAGGACACCGCCGCGCTCGACGACATCCACCGCGCGATCGACCTGCGCGTCACCACCCGACCGGAGCCGATCGAGCTCACCGCACCGCTCGCCGGGGTGGCGCTGCTGCTCCTGGCGGTCGGCGCGCTGCTGATGATCCGCTGGCACGGAAGGATCGTCTGA
- a CDS encoding DUF58 domain-containing protein: MLRRLDGQLQGGYRTVSRGAGIDFTDLRAYTPSDDVRHIDWNVTARLDEPFVRQYTEDRDLTGWLVLDRSASMTPGGAGPGKADVLTDLAICLARLLSGSGNRVGAILYDNQRQQVIPPRTGRTQTLRLAHELGRPVEPGGGTTTDLAAMLRLAAGTARRRSLIFVVSDFIGEPGWEAPLARLAHRHEVIVLRVVDPAELDLPDLGLVLVEDAETGEQLLVDTSDPHLRQRLTAEVRAREATLAAAMSRAGVAAHRITTDHDLTRTLVDLARRSGRRRG, translated from the coding sequence GTGCTGCGCCGCCTCGACGGGCAGCTGCAGGGCGGGTACCGGACGGTGTCGCGCGGCGCCGGGATCGACTTCACCGACCTGCGCGCCTACACGCCCTCCGACGACGTCCGGCACATCGACTGGAACGTCACCGCCCGGCTGGACGAGCCGTTCGTCCGGCAGTACACCGAGGACCGCGACCTGACCGGCTGGCTGGTGCTCGACCGGTCCGCCTCGATGACGCCGGGCGGCGCCGGGCCGGGGAAGGCCGACGTCCTGACCGACCTGGCGATCTGCCTGGCCCGGCTGCTCTCCGGATCGGGGAACCGGGTCGGCGCGATCCTCTACGACAACCAGCGGCAACAGGTGATCCCGCCGCGTACCGGTCGGACCCAGACCCTGCGGCTGGCCCACGAACTCGGTCGGCCGGTCGAACCGGGCGGCGGCACCACCACCGACCTGGCGGCGATGCTCCGGCTGGCGGCCGGCACGGCCCGCCGGCGCAGCCTGATTTTCGTTGTCTCCGACTTCATCGGGGAGCCGGGCTGGGAGGCGCCGCTGGCCCGGCTCGCCCACCGGCACGAGGTGATCGTGCTGCGGGTCGTCGATCCGGCCGAGCTGGACTTGCCCGACCTGGGACTGGTCCTGGTGGAGGACGCCGAGACCGGGGAGCAGTTGCTCGTCGACACCAGCGACCCGCACCTGCGGCAACGGCTGACGGCCGAGGTGCGGGCCAGGGAGGCCACCCTGGCCGCCGCGATGAGTCGGGCCGGCGTGGCGGCACACCGGATCACCACCGACCACGACCTGACCCGGACCCTCGTCGACCTCGCCCGACGCTCGGGACGGCGGCGCGGATGA
- a CDS encoding TetR/AcrR family transcriptional regulator C-terminal domain-containing protein → MGCAECGRELGAPARTGRPRRYCSRSCQARAYRRRRDRGRLAAAVRRTPPEPRTDRMIAAALGLADAEGAEALTLRGVAHRAGLPLTAVQQTLGSRDRLVETLVQHVLSRRRPPAPPTGTPAQALARLAEHEWETYRAHPWLVGVLATTRPPLVPAVLDLARASVDAFVALGLDTATALRRYLSLSGYVQGMALLIRAEQQESARSGTTYRSWWGRETRRLDRTGGRLRHPWLDELTGDAAPDTFDADAAFRDGLGRVLAGLTGVGDR, encoded by the coding sequence ATGGGGTGCGCGGAGTGCGGGCGGGAACTCGGGGCGCCCGCGCGGACCGGGCGGCCGCGCCGCTACTGCTCACGGTCCTGCCAGGCCCGCGCGTACCGGCGTCGCCGCGACCGCGGACGGCTGGCGGCGGCCGTCAGACGCACGCCGCCGGAACCGCGTACGGACCGGATGATCGCGGCCGCCCTCGGCCTGGCCGACGCGGAGGGCGCCGAGGCGCTCACCCTCCGCGGGGTCGCACACCGGGCGGGGCTACCGCTCACCGCCGTGCAGCAGACCCTCGGAAGCCGCGACCGTCTGGTGGAGACATTGGTGCAGCACGTCCTGTCGAGGCGCCGTCCGCCGGCCCCGCCCACCGGTACGCCGGCCCAGGCGCTCGCCCGGCTGGCGGAACACGAGTGGGAGACCTATCGGGCCCATCCGTGGCTCGTCGGAGTCCTGGCGACCACGAGGCCGCCGCTGGTCCCGGCGGTTCTCGACCTGGCGCGGGCGAGCGTCGACGCCTTCGTGGCACTCGGCCTCGACACCGCGACGGCGCTGCGCCGTTATCTGTCGCTCAGCGGGTACGTGCAAGGCATGGCGCTGCTCATCCGGGCCGAGCAGCAGGAGTCGGCCCGCTCGGGGACGACGTACCGGTCCTGGTGGGGTCGGGAGACGCGACGGCTGGACCGCACCGGCGGCCGCCTGCGTCACCCCTGGCTGGATGAGCTGACCGGGGACGCGGCGCCCGACACCTTCGACGCCGACGCGGCGTTCCGGGACGGCCTGGGCCGCGTCCTGGCGGGCCTGACCGGGGTGGGTGACAGGTAG
- a CDS encoding ABC transporter substrate-binding protein: MAGTSRRGGSGSPALSRRSLLQLSGGVALLVATGGCAAGSRTEGDDDTPGGATADTLRIAVSSYLSSWDQDFVGFDLTALMLYKNVFPYMIDYAVTEVDGSKILDTENIIPTFAESFEPSPDQKTWTLKLRQGVKFGSGNEMTAADVKWSKDRAFAAQANVAGIYRTIGLTEPDQVRVVDDYTVEFTQAFPSALTRQIQAISLYVFDSVEAKKHVTADDPWAAQWYAKNPPTGGYFNVSQATQGQEIVLAANSGYPGPDGAKTPTIRISVVPDASNQRLQLQAGDIDVALGIGQRDIADLKQADGIKVISAASNEQVAIQMSVTTAPFDDVNVRKALAYAVPYEQIINNVYGGDARPTKSIVPLDMPGYDERGYPFTYDIEQAKSALAASGKTSVTSELVFETDNDTQQQLAVLVQSEARKAGIELTLTPLDPATLAERRGAKNIPLQLTAGQLWVNDVEYMLATSFVQGANLNYANYTNPEIEQIYERSHTVVDATERNALWTRVQEILATDVPWVIICQPNFNLPVREQVAGWVQPMDGLARLRYLSASA; the protein is encoded by the coding sequence ATGGCTGGCACATCTCGTCGCGGTGGCTCCGGATCACCCGCGCTCTCCCGCCGTTCACTGCTGCAGCTCTCCGGCGGCGTGGCCCTGCTGGTCGCCACCGGCGGCTGCGCGGCCGGCTCGCGCACCGAGGGCGACGACGACACCCCCGGCGGCGCCACCGCCGACACCCTGCGGATCGCCGTCTCCAGCTACCTGTCGAGCTGGGACCAGGACTTCGTCGGGTTCGACCTGACCGCGCTGATGCTCTACAAGAACGTCTTCCCCTACATGATCGACTACGCGGTCACCGAGGTCGACGGCAGCAAGATCCTCGACACCGAGAACATCATCCCGACCTTCGCCGAGTCGTTCGAGCCGAGCCCGGACCAGAAGACCTGGACCCTCAAGCTGCGCCAGGGCGTGAAGTTCGGCAGCGGCAACGAGATGACCGCCGCCGACGTGAAGTGGTCCAAGGACCGCGCGTTCGCCGCGCAGGCCAACGTCGCCGGCATCTACCGCACCATCGGCCTGACCGAACCCGACCAGGTCCGGGTCGTCGACGACTACACCGTCGAGTTCACCCAGGCGTTCCCGAGCGCGCTGACCCGCCAGATCCAGGCCATCTCGCTCTACGTCTTCGACTCGGTCGAGGCCAAGAAGCACGTCACCGCCGACGACCCGTGGGCCGCGCAGTGGTACGCCAAGAACCCGCCCACCGGCGGCTACTTCAACGTCAGCCAGGCCACCCAGGGCCAGGAGATCGTGCTGGCCGCCAACTCCGGCTACCCTGGCCCGGACGGGGCGAAGACCCCGACCATCCGGATCAGCGTCGTCCCGGACGCCTCCAACCAGCGCCTGCAACTCCAGGCCGGCGACATCGACGTGGCGCTGGGCATCGGCCAGCGCGACATCGCCGACCTCAAGCAGGCCGACGGCATCAAGGTCATCTCGGCGGCCAGCAACGAGCAGGTCGCCATCCAGATGTCCGTGACCACCGCACCCTTCGACGACGTCAACGTCCGCAAGGCCCTGGCGTACGCGGTGCCCTACGAGCAGATCATCAACAACGTGTACGGCGGCGACGCCCGACCCACCAAGAGCATCGTGCCGCTGGACATGCCCGGCTACGACGAGCGCGGCTACCCGTTCACGTACGACATCGAGCAGGCGAAGTCGGCGCTGGCCGCCTCCGGCAAGACCTCGGTCACCTCCGAGCTGGTCTTCGAGACCGACAACGACACCCAGCAGCAGCTCGCCGTGCTGGTGCAGAGTGAGGCCCGCAAGGCCGGCATCGAGCTGACCCTGACCCCGCTGGACCCGGCCACCCTGGCCGAGCGGCGCGGCGCCAAGAACATCCCGCTGCAGCTCACCGCCGGCCAGCTCTGGGTCAACGACGTCGAGTACATGCTGGCCACCAGCTTCGTGCAGGGCGCCAACCTCAACTACGCCAACTACACCAACCCGGAGATCGAGCAGATCTACGAGCGGTCCCACACCGTCGTCGACGCCACCGAACGCAACGCCCTCTGGACCCGGGTGCAGGAGATCCTCGCCACCGACGTGCCGTGGGTGATCATCTGCCAGCCCAACTTCAACCTTCCGGTACGCGAACAGGTGGCCGGCTGGGTCCAGCCGATGGACGGGCTGGCCCGGCTGCGCTACCTCAGCGCGTCGGCCTGA